The following are encoded in a window of Flavobacteriales bacterium genomic DNA:
- a CDS encoding Crp/Fnr family transcriptional regulator: protein MDFIHLYRHLVQDQAATLEALPFEVRKVDIKKGAVITAYGAVEKRVYFIRKGIIELSIEDPTAEKVIDFYFGDEVVTCLTSFLLQTPSDVQMTAFADCELECFDHDEVYTKYPTSLEVNKLGRVLVEQAYLRKARREKDLLSKTAEEMYKQLIEEHPDCVKLIPVNKLARYLGIHPESLSRIRRRMVLH, encoded by the coding sequence ATGGATTTCATACACCTCTATCGGCATCTCGTACAGGATCAAGCGGCCACCCTGGAAGCCTTGCCATTCGAGGTCCGTAAGGTTGACATCAAGAAGGGGGCGGTCATTACGGCCTATGGCGCGGTCGAGAAAAGGGTCTATTTCATTCGTAAGGGGATCATTGAACTGAGCATCGAAGATCCGACCGCGGAGAAAGTGATCGATTTCTACTTCGGGGATGAAGTGGTCACCTGTCTCACGTCCTTTCTCCTGCAGACACCATCCGACGTGCAAATGACGGCGTTCGCGGACTGCGAGCTGGAATGCTTCGATCATGACGAGGTGTATACCAAGTATCCCACGTCACTTGAGGTCAACAAGCTGGGCCGTGTTCTTGTTGAACAGGCTTACCTGCGGAAAGCCCGCAGGGAAAAGGACCTGTTGAGCAAGACAGCCGAAGAAATGTACAAGCAGCTTATTGAGGAACATCCCGACTGCGTCAAGCTGATCCCTGTGAACAAATTGGCCCGGTATCTTGGCATACATCCGGAGAGCCTGAGCCGCATCAGGAGGAGGATGGTCCTGCATTAG
- a CDS encoding T9SS type A sorting domain-containing protein, whose amino-acid sequence MRGLILTLLVLPQLATAQIPNGGFENWADQGGYLEPVGWLTYNDVPTVGGATVEQGTPGNPGNFHVVITTRQSVGGGFPIQGWTSAGMSGTNAGFPFTARPAMLTGQWQYGVQPNDTAQIIVALNNGGSGTPIAFGTLEVTGSLANWQQFQVPLTYFSTGTPDTAYIQIVSSINFGAPVAGSFVKVDDLAFVGTVGMEEANDRVLLVVYPNPGTTHFTLSLPPGPHSITLFDATGRAVLHQRTADARPVIATEALPAGLYRITLRNEQGAVMGATWVKEH is encoded by the coding sequence ATGCGAGGTCTCATACTCACACTTCTCGTCCTTCCACAGCTGGCCACCGCCCAGATCCCCAATGGCGGCTTCGAGAACTGGGCCGACCAGGGCGGCTACCTTGAACCGGTGGGTTGGCTCACCTACAATGATGTCCCGACCGTGGGTGGTGCGACCGTGGAGCAAGGGACACCGGGCAACCCGGGTAACTTCCACGTGGTGATCACAACCCGTCAGTCCGTGGGTGGTGGGTTTCCCATACAAGGTTGGACATCAGCAGGCATGTCCGGCACCAACGCCGGGTTCCCCTTCACAGCGCGCCCCGCAATGCTCACTGGGCAGTGGCAGTATGGCGTCCAGCCCAACGACACTGCACAGATCATAGTGGCATTGAATAATGGCGGCAGTGGAACACCGATCGCTTTTGGCACCCTCGAAGTGACAGGAAGCCTTGCCAACTGGCAGCAATTCCAGGTCCCCTTGACCTACTTCAGCACCGGAACACCCGACACCGCCTACATCCAGATCGTGTCCAGCATCAACTTCGGTGCTCCCGTAGCGGGCAGCTTCGTCAAGGTGGATGATCTGGCGTTCGTCGGTACGGTCGGAATGGAAGAAGCGAATGACCGTGTGTTGCTCGTCGTGTACCCCAACCCCGGCACCACCCACTTCACCCTATCCCTCCCGCCCGGCCCCCACAGCATCACCCTCTTCGATGCCACGGGCCGCGCGGTGCTGCACCAACGCACCGCCGATGCCCGGCCGGTGATCGCCACGGAAGCACTACCCGCCGGGTTATACCGCATCACCTTGCGCAACGAGCAGGGCGCGGTGATGGGCGCGACGTGGGTAAAGGAGCATTAG